A region of Vigna radiata var. radiata cultivar VC1973A chromosome 6, Vradiata_ver6, whole genome shotgun sequence DNA encodes the following proteins:
- the LOC106764300 gene encoding leucine-rich repeat extensin-like protein 1, with protein sequence MGHRRFRQKDLFPLMRKVGLMLLGLCACMVASEENIENPSTGSLCISECASCPTICSQPPPSLVTSYSNHPPPSPLTPQQHLTPPSYPPPPPLLTSYPSPPPLSTSNPPPSPLLTSYPPPPPLLISNDPPPSPLLTFPPPSLLLPPPPKPLQPPPPPPPPPPPFKSNNNNPPSSGSGQPTVISGPNYPYYYYYSSAVASSFSPHVIPFFLSLSFFHELFF encoded by the coding sequence ATGGGACATCGCAGATTCAGACAAAAAGATCTGTTTCCATTGATGAGAAAAGTTGGATTGATGTTGCTAGGTTTGTGTGCATGCATGGTGGCATCAgaagaaaacattgaaaacCCTTCAACTGGTTCATTGTGCATCAGTGAATGTGCCTCATGTCCTACCATATGTTCACAACCTCCTCCTTCTCTTGTCACATCATATTCAAACCATCCACCTCCTTCACCTCTTACACCACAACAACACCTCACACCACCATCATATCCACCTCCTCCACCACTCCTAACATCATACCCTTCTCCTCCTCCACTCTCAACATCAAATCCACCACCTTCTCCACTTCTAACATCATATCCACCACCCCCTCCTCTCTTAATATCAAATGATCCACCCCCTTCTCCACTTCTAACCTTCCCTCCACCATCACTACTACTACCACCACCTCCAAAGCCTTTACAacctcctcctccaccaccaccaccaccaccacctttcaagtccaacaacaacaaccctcCTTCATCAGGTTCAGGACAACCTACAGTTATTTCTGGCCCTAACTACCcctattactattactattcCTCAGCTGTTGCATCTTCCTTTTCTCCACATGTTATACCTTTTTTCCTCTCACTGTCCTTCTTTCATGAGCTATTCTTTTGA